The following are encoded together in the Thunnus thynnus chromosome 15, fThuThy2.1, whole genome shotgun sequence genome:
- the LOC137198088 gene encoding tRNA selenocysteine 1-associated protein 1-like isoform X4 produces the protein MSTLWMGNLEAYMDEKFITRAFSTMGEQVVNVRIIRNKMTGGALGYCFVEMTDEATAERCLRKINGKALPGANPPTRFKLNRATFGKQDSGQMYSLFVGDLTPEVDDGMLYEFFYNRYPSCRGGKVVLDSMGNSKGCGFVQFPDERLQKRALEECQGAVGLGAKPLRLSLAANKNRQQQQSEQKSWQSSSGYRPSYDQYNQYQQQAYPGYYPSWGYDQTGAGYGYNYQQYDYTQYPPPQESEAVPDDGVEDPSPELDVVEANRKFMELSEELYDALIECHWQPAEFSTEQECMTSNLPEPIYC, from the exons ATGAGCACGTTATGGATGGGCAAC CTGGAGGCGTACATGGATGAGAAGTTTATCACTAGAGCCTTTTCCACCATGGGGGAGCAGGTGGTCAATGTGCGGATCATACGCAACAAGATGACAGG GGGTGCTCTGGGTTATTGTTTCGTGGAGATGACAGATGAGGCCACAGCTGAGAGGTGTCTTCGCAAAATCAATGGAAAAGCATTACCAGGAGCCAATCCG CCCACAAGATTCAAGTTAAACCGAGCCACCTTTGGGAAACAAGACAGCGG TCAGATGTATTCTCTGTTTGTGGGAGATCTAACTCCAGAGGTGGATGATGGGATGCTTTATGAGTTCTTCTACAACCGCTACCCTTCCTGCCGTGGTGGAAAAGTAGTGCTGGACAGCATGGGCAACTCCAA gGGCTGCGGCTTTGTTCAGTTCCCAGACGAGCGGCTTCAGAAGCGGGCGTTGGAGGAGTGTCAGGGTGCTGTAGGACTGGGTGCTAAACCTCTGAGACTGAGCCTGGCTGCTAACAA gaacagacagcagcagcagtcagagCAAAAGTCGTGGCAGTCCAGCTCTGGATACAGACCCAGTTATGACCAGTACAACCAGTACCAGCAGCAGGCCTATCCTGGCTATTACCCTTCCTGGGGCTACGACCAGACTGGAGCAGGGTACGGCTACAACTATCAGCAGTATGATTACACACAGTATCCCCCGCCACAG GAAAGTGAAGCTGTTCCGGATGATGGAGTTGAAG ATCCCAGCCCGGAGCTGGATGTGGTGGAAGCCAACAGGAAGTTCATGGAGCTCAGTGAAGAATTGTACGACGCTCTGATCGAGTGTCATTGGCAGCCAGCAGAGTTCTCCACAGAACAGGAGTGTATGACATCAAACCTACCAGAACCTATTTACTGCTGA
- the LOC137198088 gene encoding tRNA selenocysteine 1-associated protein 1-like isoform X3 has product MSTLWMGNLEAYMDEKFITRAFSTMGEQVVNVRIIRNKMTGGALGYCFVEMTDEATAERCLRKINGKALPGANPPTRFKLNRATFGKQDSGQMYSLFVGDLTPEVDDGMLYEFFYNRYPSCRGGKVVLDSMGNSKGCGFVQFPDERLQKRALEECQGAVGLGAKPLRLSLAANNLRNRQQQQSEQKSWQSSSGYRPSYDQYNQYQQQAYPGYYPSWGYDQTGAGYGYNYQQYDYTQYPPPQESEAVPDDGVEDPSPELDVVEANRKFMELSEELYDALIECHWQPAEFSTEQECMTSNLPEPIYC; this is encoded by the exons ATGAGCACGTTATGGATGGGCAAC CTGGAGGCGTACATGGATGAGAAGTTTATCACTAGAGCCTTTTCCACCATGGGGGAGCAGGTGGTCAATGTGCGGATCATACGCAACAAGATGACAGG GGGTGCTCTGGGTTATTGTTTCGTGGAGATGACAGATGAGGCCACAGCTGAGAGGTGTCTTCGCAAAATCAATGGAAAAGCATTACCAGGAGCCAATCCG CCCACAAGATTCAAGTTAAACCGAGCCACCTTTGGGAAACAAGACAGCGG TCAGATGTATTCTCTGTTTGTGGGAGATCTAACTCCAGAGGTGGATGATGGGATGCTTTATGAGTTCTTCTACAACCGCTACCCTTCCTGCCGTGGTGGAAAAGTAGTGCTGGACAGCATGGGCAACTCCAA gGGCTGCGGCTTTGTTCAGTTCCCAGACGAGCGGCTTCAGAAGCGGGCGTTGGAGGAGTGTCAGGGTGCTGTAGGACTGGGTGCTAAACCTCTGAGACTGAGCCTGGCTGCTAACAA TTTAAggaacagacagcagcagcagtcagagCAAAAGTCGTGGCAGTCCAGCTCTGGATACAGACCCAGTTATGACCAGTACAACCAGTACCAGCAGCAGGCCTATCCTGGCTATTACCCTTCCTGGGGCTACGACCAGACTGGAGCAGGGTACGGCTACAACTATCAGCAGTATGATTACACACAGTATCCCCCGCCACAG GAAAGTGAAGCTGTTCCGGATGATGGAGTTGAAG ATCCCAGCCCGGAGCTGGATGTGGTGGAAGCCAACAGGAAGTTCATGGAGCTCAGTGAAGAATTGTACGACGCTCTGATCGAGTGTCATTGGCAGCCAGCAGAGTTCTCCACAGAACAGGAGTGTATGACATCAAACCTACCAGAACCTATTTACTGCTGA
- the LOC137198088 gene encoding tRNA selenocysteine 1-associated protein 1-like isoform X2: protein MSTLWMGNLEAYMDEKFITRAFSTMGEQVVNVRIIRNKMTGVSSPRGALGYCFVEMTDEATAERCLRKINGKALPGANPPTRFKLNRATFGKQDSGQMYSLFVGDLTPEVDDGMLYEFFYNRYPSCRGGKVVLDSMGNSKGCGFVQFPDERLQKRALEECQGAVGLGAKPLRLSLAANKNRQQQQSEQKSWQSSSGYRPSYDQYNQYQQQAYPGYYPSWGYDQTGAGYGYNYQQYDYTQYPPPQESEAVPDDGVEDPSPELDVVEANRKFMELSEELYDALIECHWQPAEFSTEQECMTSNLPEPIYC from the exons ATGAGCACGTTATGGATGGGCAAC CTGGAGGCGTACATGGATGAGAAGTTTATCACTAGAGCCTTTTCCACCATGGGGGAGCAGGTGGTCAATGTGCGGATCATACGCAACAAGATGACAGG TGTGTCATCACCCAGGGGTGCTCTGGGTTATTGTTTCGTGGAGATGACAGATGAGGCCACAGCTGAGAGGTGTCTTCGCAAAATCAATGGAAAAGCATTACCAGGAGCCAATCCG CCCACAAGATTCAAGTTAAACCGAGCCACCTTTGGGAAACAAGACAGCGG TCAGATGTATTCTCTGTTTGTGGGAGATCTAACTCCAGAGGTGGATGATGGGATGCTTTATGAGTTCTTCTACAACCGCTACCCTTCCTGCCGTGGTGGAAAAGTAGTGCTGGACAGCATGGGCAACTCCAA gGGCTGCGGCTTTGTTCAGTTCCCAGACGAGCGGCTTCAGAAGCGGGCGTTGGAGGAGTGTCAGGGTGCTGTAGGACTGGGTGCTAAACCTCTGAGACTGAGCCTGGCTGCTAACAA gaacagacagcagcagcagtcagagCAAAAGTCGTGGCAGTCCAGCTCTGGATACAGACCCAGTTATGACCAGTACAACCAGTACCAGCAGCAGGCCTATCCTGGCTATTACCCTTCCTGGGGCTACGACCAGACTGGAGCAGGGTACGGCTACAACTATCAGCAGTATGATTACACACAGTATCCCCCGCCACAG GAAAGTGAAGCTGTTCCGGATGATGGAGTTGAAG ATCCCAGCCCGGAGCTGGATGTGGTGGAAGCCAACAGGAAGTTCATGGAGCTCAGTGAAGAATTGTACGACGCTCTGATCGAGTGTCATTGGCAGCCAGCAGAGTTCTCCACAGAACAGGAGTGTATGACATCAAACCTACCAGAACCTATTTACTGCTGA
- the LOC137198088 gene encoding tRNA selenocysteine 1-associated protein 1-like isoform X1 — translation MSTLWMGNLEAYMDEKFITRAFSTMGEQVVNVRIIRNKMTGVSSPRGALGYCFVEMTDEATAERCLRKINGKALPGANPPTRFKLNRATFGKQDSGQMYSLFVGDLTPEVDDGMLYEFFYNRYPSCRGGKVVLDSMGNSKGCGFVQFPDERLQKRALEECQGAVGLGAKPLRLSLAANNLRNRQQQQSEQKSWQSSSGYRPSYDQYNQYQQQAYPGYYPSWGYDQTGAGYGYNYQQYDYTQYPPPQESEAVPDDGVEDPSPELDVVEANRKFMELSEELYDALIECHWQPAEFSTEQECMTSNLPEPIYC, via the exons ATGAGCACGTTATGGATGGGCAAC CTGGAGGCGTACATGGATGAGAAGTTTATCACTAGAGCCTTTTCCACCATGGGGGAGCAGGTGGTCAATGTGCGGATCATACGCAACAAGATGACAGG TGTGTCATCACCCAGGGGTGCTCTGGGTTATTGTTTCGTGGAGATGACAGATGAGGCCACAGCTGAGAGGTGTCTTCGCAAAATCAATGGAAAAGCATTACCAGGAGCCAATCCG CCCACAAGATTCAAGTTAAACCGAGCCACCTTTGGGAAACAAGACAGCGG TCAGATGTATTCTCTGTTTGTGGGAGATCTAACTCCAGAGGTGGATGATGGGATGCTTTATGAGTTCTTCTACAACCGCTACCCTTCCTGCCGTGGTGGAAAAGTAGTGCTGGACAGCATGGGCAACTCCAA gGGCTGCGGCTTTGTTCAGTTCCCAGACGAGCGGCTTCAGAAGCGGGCGTTGGAGGAGTGTCAGGGTGCTGTAGGACTGGGTGCTAAACCTCTGAGACTGAGCCTGGCTGCTAACAA TTTAAggaacagacagcagcagcagtcagagCAAAAGTCGTGGCAGTCCAGCTCTGGATACAGACCCAGTTATGACCAGTACAACCAGTACCAGCAGCAGGCCTATCCTGGCTATTACCCTTCCTGGGGCTACGACCAGACTGGAGCAGGGTACGGCTACAACTATCAGCAGTATGATTACACACAGTATCCCCCGCCACAG GAAAGTGAAGCTGTTCCGGATGATGGAGTTGAAG ATCCCAGCCCGGAGCTGGATGTGGTGGAAGCCAACAGGAAGTTCATGGAGCTCAGTGAAGAATTGTACGACGCTCTGATCGAGTGTCATTGGCAGCCAGCAGAGTTCTCCACAGAACAGGAGTGTATGACATCAAACCTACCAGAACCTATTTACTGCTGA